The following are from one region of the Cytobacillus firmus genome:
- a CDS encoding response regulator transcription factor, which produces MPDQHLIGKTVLVVEDDAKIRNLVKIYLQKEGYEVMEAADGREAMKKIEQFDPCILILDLMLPKVSGEEVCRWVRQDLKSMMPIIMLTAKAAEKNRIQGFKLGADDYVVKPFSPAELMVRIEAVLRRTSSRCGKLSFTGFTLKPAKGEALINGDPLELTQFEFKLLHMFMQHPGQVLSREQILNCIYEHNQKAVSERTIDVHIKHLREKIKQKTPKDYIQTVRGMGYKFVGV; this is translated from the coding sequence TTGCCCGATCAGCATCTTATTGGAAAAACAGTACTAGTGGTAGAAGATGATGCCAAAATCCGCAACCTCGTGAAAATTTACCTGCAAAAAGAAGGTTATGAAGTGATGGAGGCAGCGGACGGCCGTGAAGCCATGAAAAAAATTGAACAATTTGATCCCTGCATTTTAATTCTGGATCTGATGCTTCCTAAAGTCAGCGGCGAGGAAGTTTGCCGCTGGGTGCGTCAAGACCTGAAGAGTATGATGCCAATCATTATGCTTACGGCCAAGGCAGCTGAAAAAAACCGCATTCAGGGCTTCAAGCTGGGTGCAGATGATTATGTTGTCAAACCTTTCAGCCCCGCTGAACTGATGGTGCGCATCGAAGCAGTCCTAAGAAGAACCTCAAGCAGGTGCGGAAAATTAAGCTTTACCGGATTTACTCTCAAGCCGGCAAAAGGAGAAGCCCTCATTAATGGAGATCCTCTTGAGCTGACACAATTCGAATTTAAACTGCTGCACATGTTTATGCAGCACCCGGGTCAGGTTTTATCGAGAGAACAGATTCTAAACTGCATTTATGAACATAACCAGAAGGCAGTGTCTGAACGGACAATCGATGTGCATATCAAGCATCTCCGGGAAAAAATCAAGCAAAAAACACCGAAGGACTATATTCAGACGGTAAGGGGAATGGGGTATAAATTTGTGGGTGTATAA
- a CDS encoding HAMP domain-containing sensor histidine kinase, translating to MYKKFSNLLSRLIALNSLVILLVILLAGFSVKDYACFLVNSEDVTGQDLVVTLNGFLWRVSIAAFVIAGLFHFFTVRKLVHPIKNLSRAAKDVMEGKAPEELAVPSSGELKELTENFNTMTASLVSFQEKREEMLRDIAHELRTPLTNINGYLEALESGVIEGNPELFGSLLEESRRITGIVELITELNTWSNGTYFTEKPFEPLSIDTILKESLSAFRLKLDETFDLQEVRIEPAMVMGNKDGLKQVFTNILQNTLDYNAGNKLEIKASRSGNIYSICFSHTGQFIDPGKKDLIFERFYRLEESRSTRVSGAGLGLAIAKSIAVAHKGQISIQTDGFHHTFEIILPANRTVSKNELIS from the coding sequence GTGTATAAAAAATTTTCCAACTTGTTATCGCGCCTCATTGCCCTGAATAGCCTGGTCATTTTGCTTGTGATCCTCCTGGCCGGTTTTTCGGTTAAAGATTACGCATGCTTCCTCGTCAACTCCGAAGATGTCACCGGCCAGGATCTGGTTGTTACCTTGAACGGATTTCTCTGGAGAGTTAGTATTGCTGCATTTGTCATCGCTGGCTTATTCCATTTTTTCACAGTCCGCAAACTGGTTCATCCCATTAAGAATCTGTCCCGGGCTGCCAAAGACGTGATGGAAGGAAAGGCTCCTGAAGAATTGGCCGTGCCTTCTTCGGGTGAATTAAAGGAACTGACCGAGAACTTTAATACCATGACGGCCTCCCTTGTATCTTTTCAGGAAAAACGGGAAGAAATGCTCCGTGACATCGCCCACGAGCTCCGCACTCCCTTAACCAATATCAATGGCTATCTTGAAGCCCTGGAATCCGGAGTCATCGAGGGTAATCCTGAATTATTCGGCTCACTGCTTGAGGAGTCCCGGCGGATCACCGGCATCGTGGAACTGATAACAGAGCTCAACACGTGGAGCAATGGCACATATTTTACAGAAAAGCCATTCGAGCCTTTATCCATTGACACGATTCTAAAAGAATCACTTAGTGCCTTCCGGTTAAAGCTGGACGAAACGTTTGATCTCCAGGAGGTCCGGATTGAGCCTGCAATGGTAATGGGGAATAAAGACGGCCTTAAACAGGTTTTCACAAATATTCTTCAAAATACACTTGATTACAATGCAGGAAACAAGCTGGAGATAAAAGCATCCCGCTCCGGAAATATCTATTCCATTTGTTTTTCACATACCGGGCAGTTCATTGATCCTGGAAAAAAGGACCTGATTTTTGAACGGTTTTACCGCCTGGAGGAATCCAGGAGCACCAGAGTGAGTGGAGCAGGATTAGGACTGGCTATTGCGAAAAGCATTGCAGTGGCGCATAAGGGACAGATTTCTATACAGACAGATGGATTTCACCACACCTTTGAAATTATCCTTCCGGCAAATAGGACGGTTTCTAAAAATGAACTGATTTCTTAA